From the Polaribacter huanghezhanensis genome, the window GTTTATAAAATTGTATAAAAAAAAGGGATAAACGTAAACGCTTATCCCTTTTATATGATTTCATTAGAAATATCATATTATTCTTCAGAAGTTTCTGGTGTTTCGGTTTCTGCAACATCAACAACAGTATCAGCTTTCTTCTTCCCTCTACGAGTAGTTTTCTTAGCTTTCTTACCGTTAGGATTGTAAATTTCGTTGTAATCAACTAATTCTACCATTGCCATAGGAGCATTATCTCCTTGACGATTCCCTAATTTAATGATACGTACATATCCTCCTGGTCTATCTGCAATCTTCACAGATATTTCTTTGAATAATTCTGTAACAGCATATTTATCTCTAAGGTAACTAAATACAACACGACGGTTGTGAGTAGTATCGTTCTTAGATTTTGTAAGTAAAGGCTCTACGAATCTACGTAGTGCTTTTGCTTTTGCTTCTGTTGTGTTAATACGTTTGTGCTCAATTAATGAACAAGACATATTCGCTAACATCGCTTTTCTATGTGCTGTCTTTCTTCCTAAGTGGTTAAATTTCTTACCGTGTCTCATGACGTTTTCTTTTTACTCTCATCTTGCATCAACCCAGTTTGGGGCGCAAAATATGAAAGGTTAATCTCTATCTAATTTATATTTACTTAAGTCCATTCCGAAGTTTAGGTTTTTATTAATCACTAACTCTTCTAATTCAGTTAATGATTTTTTACCGAAGTTACGGAACTTCATTAAATCGTTTTTATTGAATGATACCAAGTCTCCTAAAGTATCTACTTCTGCTGCTTTTAAACAGTTTAAAGCTCTTACTGATAAATCCATGTCTACCAACTTAGTCTTTAATAACTGACGCATGTGTAATGATTCTTCATCATATGTTTCAGTTTGTGCTATTTCATCAGCCTCTAAAGTGATACGCTCATCAGAGAATAACATAAAGTGATGAATTAATATTTTAGCAGCTTCTGTTAATGCATCTTTAGGATTGATAGAACCGTCTGTGTCTATATCGAAAATCAATTTTTCGTAGTCAGTTTTTTGCTCTACACGAAAATTTTCAACAGCATATTTTACATTCTTTATCGGAGTGTAAATAGAATCTGTAAAAATTGTTCCTAAGGGTGCAGTTGATTTTTTGTTTTCTTCTGCAGGTACAAATCCTCTACCTTTTTCTATAGAAATTTCCATGTTTAATTTCACAGATTTATCCATATTACAGATCACTAAATCAGGATTTAGTACTTGAAAACCAGAAATAAAACGTTGTAAATCTCCAGCAGTTAATTGTTCTTGACCAGAAATATTGATAGAAACTGATTCTTTATCTGTTTCCTCAATTTGTTTCTTAAAACGTACTTGTTTTAAGTTCAAAATTATTTCTGTTACATCTTCTACAACTCCTTTAATTGCAGAAAATTCATGCTCTACACCATCAACTCTTAATGATGTGATTGCAAAACCTTCTAATGAAGACAACAATACTCTTCTTAATGCATTACCAACTGTTAACCCAAAACCTGGTTCTAAAGGTCTGAACTCAAATCTACCAGAAAAATCTGTAGATTCAATCATTATTACTTTATCCGGTTTTTGAAAATTTAAAATTGCCATATGTTTTCTTCGTTTTTAATTGTTATTCAGTTGCGCGATTTATAAGAGTGAAGATGTTCAAACAAACCCTTTGGCCAAATTTCAATATGATTAATTTATTATTTAGAGTATAACTCTACTATTAATTGCTCTTTGATATTCTCTGGAATTTGTACTCTTTCTGGTGCTTTTACAAACGTACCTGATAATAAATCAGAGTTCCAAGTTAACCATTCGTACACGTTACTATTAGAAGCTAAAGCGCTTTCAATTGCAACCAAAGATTTAGATTTTTCTCTAACCGCTACAACATCACCATCTTTTAAAGTGTGTGAAGGAATGTTTAAAATTTCTCCGTTCACAGTAATGTGACGGTGAGAAACTAATTGACGTGCTGCGCTACGAGAATTTGCGATACCTAAACGGTATACTACATTGTCTAAACGAGATTCACATAACTGTAATAAAACCTCACCAGTAATACCACCGGCTCTTTGAGCTTTTTTAAACAAGTTAGAGAATTGACGTTCTAAAATACCATAAGAGTATTTTGCTTTTTGTTTTTCTTGCAATTGGGTAGCATATTCAGATTTTTTACCTCTTCTTTTTGCGTTTCCATGTTGCCCTGGAGGATAATTTCTTTTTTCAAAGTTTTTATCATCTCCGAAAATTGCTTCTCCGAATTTACGGGCAATTTTAGTTTTTGGTCCTGTATATCTTGCCATTTCTTAGTTATTAAAGCTGGGATTATGAATTAAGGCGAAACTCCTTCGATAATCTAAAAATCCAACTTAGTTAAAAATTAAATTATACTCTTCTTCTTTTTGGAGGTCTACATCCATTGTGTGGTGCTGGAGTTACATCAATAATTTCTGTAACTTCAATTCCGTTATTATGTAATGTTCTTATTGCGCTTTCTCTACCATTACCTGGTCCTTTAACAAAAACCTTTACTTTTCTAAGTCCAGCTTCATGAGCAACTCTTGCACAATCTTCTGCAGCAGTTTGCGCAGCATATGGAGTATTCTTTTTAGAACCTCTAAACCCTTGCTTACCAGCAGATGACCATGAAATTACGTCCCCTTTTTTGTTTGTTAAAGAAATAATGATGTTGTTAAACGAAGCTGTAATATGTGCTTCACCAACAGATTCAACAATAACTTTACGCTTTTTTGTACTTGCTTTAGCCATAATATCTAGTTATTATTTAGTAGCTTTCTTTTTGTTAGCTACTGTTTTTCTTTTACCTTTTCTTGTTCTAGAGTTGTTCTTAGTTCTTTGTCCTCTTAAGGGAAGACCAGTTCTATGACGGATACCTCTGTAACATCCAATATCCATCAAACGTTTGATGTTTATTTGAACTTCAGAACGTAATTCTCCTTCAATTGTGAAAGACCCAACTTGTTCTCTAATTGCTGCGATTTGATCATCAGTCCAATCTTGAACTTTAATACTTTCGTCAACCTTTGCGTTTGCTAAAACTTCTTTAGCTCTACTTGCTCCTATACCAAAGATGTAAGTTAAAGCGATAACTCCTCTTTTATTCTTTGGAATATCAATACCTGCTATTCTTGCCATTACCCTTGTCTTTGTTTAAATCTAGGATTTTGTTTATTAATCACATATAATCTACCTTTTCTGCGAACTATTTTGCAGTCGGCACTTCTTTTCTTAACTGATGCTCTAACTTTCATCTGTATTTGTTTTAATATCTATAAGTAATTCTGGCCTTAGTTAAATCATAAGGACTCATTTCTAATTTCACTTTATCTCCTGGTAACAACTTAATATAATGCATACGCATTTTACCAGAAATGTGTGCTGTAACAATATGCCCATTCTCTAACTCTACACGAAACATCGCATTTGATAATGCTTCTGTTATGGTTCCGTCTTGTTGTATTGCTGGTTGCTTAGCCATATTATTTTAATGCTTTTCTACTAGTTCCTGTTTTCATTAAACCATCATAATGACTGTTTAATAAATACGAGTTAATTTGTTGAATGGTATCAATTGCAACTCCTACCATAATAATCAATGATGTTCCACCATAAAACATTGCCCAACTTTGTTGTACTCCAAATTGATACGCAATTGCTGGCAAAATAGATAAAGCTGCTAAGAATAACGATCCTGGGAACGTAATTCTAGATAATACAGAATCTAATCTTTCTGCAGTATCACTTCCTGGTTTAATTCCTGGTATAAAACCACCACTTCTTTTTAAGTCATCGGCCATTTTATTTGTAGGTATTGTAATTGCTGTATAAAAATAACTAAATACAATAATTAATACTGCAAATAACACATTGTACCACAATCCATGAATATCTTGCAATTCACTTAACATTGGGTATTTTCTTGCTAAAGCTACTGGCAAAAACATAATTGCCTGTGCAAAAATGATTGGCATTACACCTGCTGCATTTAGCTTTAACGGAATGTATTGTCTTGCTCCGGCTACATCTTTAATATCTCCAACAACTGTTCTTCTAGCATATTGTACAGCAATTTTTCGAACGGCTGTTACTAATAAAACAGTTAATAAAATCACCACAAACCAAACAAAAATTTCTAACAAAATCATCATAAATCCTCCAGCTCCTGCATTAGAAGTTTTAGCAACTAATTCTTGTACAAATGCTGATGGAAATCTTGCAAGAATCCCGACAGTAATTAATAATGATATTCCATTACCAACACCTTTGTCTGTAATTCGTTCTCCTAACCACATCGCAAAAACAGTACCTGCTGTTAACAATATAATTGATGAGAACCAAAATGCTCCACCAGGAACTAAAAATGCTTGTTCTGGTAAACCAAATGATGTTTTAATCGCAGTTATATAAGTTGGTGCTTGCACTAATGTAATACCAATTGTTAACCAACGAGTAATTTGTGTAATTTTCTTTCTTCCACTTTCTCCGTCTTTTTGTAGTTTTTGTAAATATGGAACCGCGATTCCCATTAATTGAACTACAATAGAAGCAGAAATGTATGGCATAATTCCAAGTGCCATGATAGACGCTCTAGAAAATGCTCCTCCAGTAAATGCATTTAATAATCCTAAAAGACCCGTAGAAGTTTGAGATTTTAAAGATGCTAATTGTAATGGATCAATTCCAGGTAATGGAACCTGAGCCATAAAACGATACACAGCGATTAAACCTAACGTTAAAATAAGCTTTTGTTTAAGCTCTTCTATTTTCCAAATGTCTCTTAAAGTATTTATCAACTTCATATTTACTTAATCTTATAATGTTACTGCTTCACCTCCAGCAGCTTCAATAGCAGCTTTTGCAGTAGCAGTAAATTTGTGAACAGTAATGTTTAATTTAGCTTTAAGCTCTCCACGACCTAGTATTTTAACTAATTCGGTTTTGCTAACTACTCTATTAGCGATTAAGATATCTAAAGTTACAGTATCTGTAATTTTACCTTCGTCTACTAATGTTTGTAATTTATCTAAATTAACTCCAACATATTCCTTACGGTTAATGTTTGTGAATCCAAATTTAGGAACACGTCTTTGAAGTGGCATTTGCCCTCCTTCGAATCCTATTTTTCTTGAATATCCAGAACGAGATTTCTGACCGTTGTGACCTCTAGTTGAAGTACCACCTTTACCAGAACCTTCACCTCTTGCGATTCTTTTTTCCTTTTTTACAGATCCTTCTGCGGGTTGTAAGTTATGTAAACTCATTTCTATATATGTCTTTATTTAATTTCCTCGAAAGAAACTAAGTGTTTTACTGTATTTACCATACCAATAATAGAAGGAGTTGCCTCGTGCTCTACTACTTGGTTCATTTTACGTAAACCTAATGCTTCTAAAGTTCTTTTTTGACTTTGAAGGCGTCCGATTTTGCTTTTTACTTGCTTAACTCTAATTTTTGCCATCGTTCTTAGATTTATCCGTTAAATACTTTTTCTAAAGAAATTCCTCTTTGTTTTGCAATTGTAACTGCACTACGCAATTGTAATAAAGCATCTAATGTTGCTTTTACTACATTGTGAGGGTTAGAAGAACCTTGAGATTTTGATAATACATCATGTACTCCTACAGACTCTAATACCGCACGTACAGCACCACCAGCAATAACTCCGGTACCATGTGAAGCAGGCTTTAAAAATACTTTTGCTCCACCAAATTTTCCTTTTTGTTCATGAGGTAAAGTTCCATTTAAAATTGGAATTCTAACTAAATTTTTCTTTGCGTCTTCAATTGATTTTGCAATTGCAGATGCAACATCTTTAGATTTACCTAATCCATGACCAACTACTCCGTTACCATCTCCTACAACAACAATTGCAGAAAATCCAAAAGCTCTACCTCCTTTAGTTACTTTAGTAACACGTTGTACACCAACTAAATGATCTACAAGTTCTAATCCGCTAGGTTTTACTCTTTCTACGTTTTTATAATTTTGATACATAATAAACTTCTTAAAATTTTAAACCAGCTTCTCTAGCAGCTTCTGCTAATACTTTTATTCTACCATGATATAAATACCCATTTCTATCAAAAGAAATTGTTTCTACACCAGCTTTCATAGCTTTTTCTGCTATTGATTTTCCAACTGATGCAGCAGTTTCTAATTTAGAACCTGTTGCAACATCTTTATCTCTAGAAGAAGCAGCTACCAATGTAACACCAGTAACGTCATCTACTAATTGAGCATATATTTCTTTATTACTTCTAAAAACAGATAACCTTGGCTGAGCCGCAGTACCAGAAACAACTTTTCTAATTCTATTTTTAATTCTTTGTCTTCTTTCAAGCTTTGATAATGCCATAATGCTATATATTATGCAGATTTACCTGCTTTTCTTCTTAATTGTTCTCCTACAAATTTAACTCCTTTACCTTTGTATGGCTCTGGTGCACGGAAAGAACGAATCTTTGCGGCAATTTGACCAACCAATTGTTTATCATGAGAAGTTAATTTAACGATTGGGTTTTTCCCTTTTTCAGATACTGTTTCTACCTTAACTTCTGGAGCTAATTCTAAAACAATATTATGAGAAAAACCTAATGCTAAATCTAATTTTTGTCCTTGGTTTGAAGCTCTATAACCTACCCCAACTAATTCTAAATCTTTAGTCCAACCTTTACTAACTCCTTCAATCATATTAAATACTAATGATCTATATAATCCGTGAGCAGATTTATGAGGTTTGCTATCAGATGGTCTGTTTAAAATAACAGTATCACCTTCTATCTTTACAGTAATATCGCCAGAAATCTCTTGAGATAATTCTCCTAACTTTCCTTTTACCGTTACTACATTTCCATCGATGTTTAATTCAACTCCGGCTGGAATGCTTACTGGGTTTTTTCCTATTCTTGACATCTTACTATAGTATTAATAAACGTAACAAATTACTTCTCCTCCAACATTCTCTTGACGTGCTTTCTTGTTAGTCATCACACCTTTAGATGTTGAAACGATTGCAATACCAAGACCGTTTAATACTCTAGGCATTTCTAATGCGTTAACGTATTTACGTAAACCTGGCGTACTGATTCGTTCTAGTTTTCTAATTACTGATTCTTTTGTTTCTCTATCATATTTTAAAGCTATTTTGATCGTTCCTTGAACTGATTCGTCATTGAACTGGTAGCTTAAAATATATCCTTGATCAAACAAAATTTTTGTCATTTCCTTCTTCAAGTTCGAAGCTGGAATTTCTACAACTCTGTGTCCTGCAGCGATTGCATTTCTAACTCTCGTTAAAAAATCCGCGATTGGATCTGTATACATATTTATTTAAAATTGCGATTTTGGTTTTTAATTACCTCTATTTATGCTACAGAATTCTCTGTGATAATTAAACCTGAAATCAGTTAATGTTTATTTACTCAAAAAAAATAGAGCGTGCAAAGATACACATTCTATTTTATTTTACAGGGTTTTTACCAACTTGCTTTTCTAACACCTGGTATTAATCCTTGGTTTGCCATTTCACGGAATGTCACACGTGATATTCCGAATGTACGCATATACCCTTTTGGTCTTCCTGTTAGTTTGCATCTGTTGTGCATTCTAACTGGAGAAGCGTTCTTAGGTAACTTTTGTAATGCTTCGTAATCTCCAGCTTCTTTCAAAGCTTTTCTTTTCTCAGCGTATTTAGCTACTGTTTTTGCTCTTTTTACCTCACGGGCTTTCATTGATTCTTTAGCCATGTCTTAATTTTTTTTAAATGGTAAACCTAATTCTCCTAATAATGACTTCGCTTCTTTATCGGTATCTGCAGATGTTACAAATGCAATATCCATTCCTCCGATTTTATTTACTTTATCAATA encodes:
- the rplQ gene encoding 50S ribosomal protein L17, whose protein sequence is MRHGKKFNHLGRKTAHRKAMLANMSCSLIEHKRINTTEAKAKALRRFVEPLLTKSKNDTTHNRRVVFSYLRDKYAVTELFKEISVKIADRPGGYVRIIKLGNRQGDNAPMAMVELVDYNEIYNPNGKKAKKTTRRGKKKADTVVDVAETETPETSEE
- a CDS encoding DNA-directed RNA polymerase subunit alpha gives rise to the protein MAILNFQKPDKVIMIESTDFSGRFEFRPLEPGFGLTVGNALRRVLLSSLEGFAITSLRVDGVEHEFSAIKGVVEDVTEIILNLKQVRFKKQIEETDKESVSINISGQEQLTAGDLQRFISGFQVLNPDLVICNMDKSVKLNMEISIEKGRGFVPAEENKKSTAPLGTIFTDSIYTPIKNVKYAVENFRVEQKTDYEKLIFDIDTDGSINPKDALTEAAKILIHHFMLFSDERITLEADEIAQTETYDEESLHMRQLLKTKLVDMDLSVRALNCLKAAEVDTLGDLVSFNKNDLMKFRNFGKKSLTELEELVINKNLNFGMDLSKYKLDRD
- the rpsD gene encoding 30S ribosomal protein S4; the encoded protein is MARYTGPKTKIARKFGEAIFGDDKNFEKRNYPPGQHGNAKRRGKKSEYATQLQEKQKAKYSYGILERQFSNLFKKAQRAGGITGEVLLQLCESRLDNVVYRLGIANSRSAARQLVSHRHITVNGEILNIPSHTLKDGDVVAVREKSKSLVAIESALASNSNVYEWLTWNSDLLSGTFVKAPERVQIPENIKEQLIVELYSK
- the rpsK gene encoding 30S ribosomal protein S11, whose protein sequence is MAKASTKKRKVIVESVGEAHITASFNNIIISLTNKKGDVISWSSAGKQGFRGSKKNTPYAAQTAAEDCARVAHEAGLRKVKVFVKGPGNGRESAIRTLHNNGIEVTEIIDVTPAPHNGCRPPKRRRV
- the rpsM gene encoding 30S ribosomal protein S13, giving the protein MARIAGIDIPKNKRGVIALTYIFGIGASRAKEVLANAKVDESIKVQDWTDDQIAAIREQVGSFTIEGELRSEVQINIKRLMDIGCYRGIRHRTGLPLRGQRTKNNSRTRKGKRKTVANKKKATK
- the ykgO gene encoding type B 50S ribosomal protein L36, which translates into the protein MKVRASVKKRSADCKIVRRKGRLYVINKQNPRFKQRQG
- the infA gene encoding translation initiation factor IF-1, whose protein sequence is MAKQPAIQQDGTITEALSNAMFRVELENGHIVTAHISGKMRMHYIKLLPGDKVKLEMSPYDLTKARITYRY
- the secY gene encoding preprotein translocase subunit SecY is translated as MKLINTLRDIWKIEELKQKLILTLGLIAVYRFMAQVPLPGIDPLQLASLKSQTSTGLLGLLNAFTGGAFSRASIMALGIMPYISASIVVQLMGIAVPYLQKLQKDGESGRKKITQITRWLTIGITLVQAPTYITAIKTSFGLPEQAFLVPGGAFWFSSIILLTAGTVFAMWLGERITDKGVGNGISLLITVGILARFPSAFVQELVAKTSNAGAGGFMMILLEIFVWFVVILLTVLLVTAVRKIAVQYARRTVVGDIKDVAGARQYIPLKLNAAGVMPIIFAQAIMFLPVALARKYPMLSELQDIHGLWYNVLFAVLIIVFSYFYTAITIPTNKMADDLKRSGGFIPGIKPGSDTAERLDSVLSRITFPGSLFLAALSILPAIAYQFGVQQSWAMFYGGTSLIIMVGVAIDTIQQINSYLLNSHYDGLMKTGTSRKALK
- the rplO gene encoding 50S ribosomal protein L15, with translation MSLHNLQPAEGSVKKEKRIARGEGSGKGGTSTRGHNGQKSRSGYSRKIGFEGGQMPLQRRVPKFGFTNINRKEYVGVNLDKLQTLVDEGKITDTVTLDILIANRVVSKTELVKILGRGELKAKLNITVHKFTATAKAAIEAAGGEAVTL
- the rpmD gene encoding 50S ribosomal protein L30, producing MAKIRVKQVKSKIGRLQSQKRTLEALGLRKMNQVVEHEATPSIIGMVNTVKHLVSFEEIK
- the rpsE gene encoding 30S ribosomal protein S5, yielding MYQNYKNVERVKPSGLELVDHLVGVQRVTKVTKGGRAFGFSAIVVVGDGNGVVGHGLGKSKDVASAIAKSIEDAKKNLVRIPILNGTLPHEQKGKFGGAKVFLKPASHGTGVIAGGAVRAVLESVGVHDVLSKSQGSSNPHNVVKATLDALLQLRSAVTIAKQRGISLEKVFNG
- the rplR gene encoding 50S ribosomal protein L18; protein product: MALSKLERRQRIKNRIRKVVSGTAAQPRLSVFRSNKEIYAQLVDDVTGVTLVAASSRDKDVATGSKLETAASVGKSIAEKAMKAGVETISFDRNGYLYHGRIKVLAEAAREAGLKF
- the rplF gene encoding 50S ribosomal protein L6, with the protein product MSRIGKNPVSIPAGVELNIDGNVVTVKGKLGELSQEISGDITVKIEGDTVILNRPSDSKPHKSAHGLYRSLVFNMIEGVSKGWTKDLELVGVGYRASNQGQKLDLALGFSHNIVLELAPEVKVETVSEKGKNPIVKLTSHDKQLVGQIAAKIRSFRAPEPYKGKGVKFVGEQLRRKAGKSA
- the rpsH gene encoding 30S ribosomal protein S8, giving the protein MYTDPIADFLTRVRNAIAAGHRVVEIPASNLKKEMTKILFDQGYILSYQFNDESVQGTIKIALKYDRETKESVIRKLERISTPGLRKYVNALEMPRVLNGLGIAIVSTSKGVMTNKKARQENVGGEVICYVY
- the rpsN gene encoding 30S ribosomal protein S14, giving the protein MAKESMKAREVKRAKTVAKYAEKRKALKEAGDYEALQKLPKNASPVRMHNRCKLTGRPKGYMRTFGISRVTFREMANQGLIPGVRKASW